TTGCGCGGAAGCCAGCAATCTGCCTCGGCGCGATTTGGCCAGTTCGCACAGTCGGGCCGCCTCGTTGACCGGTTCGCCGATGACGGTGTATTCGAATCGTTCTTTGGCGCCAACGTTGCCGGCGACGACCTGCCCCGCCGCCACGCCGATCCCGGCCTGGCACCCGGGCATTTCGTCGGCCAGCCGATCGGCGATGGCGCGCGCGGCGGCCAGCGCCTCGTCTTCGGGGCACGCCAGGCGATTCGGGGCGCCGAAGATCGCCAGCGACGCATCGCCCTCGAACTTGTTGACCAGGCCGTGGTGGCGGTCGACTTCCTCGACGACGATCGTGAAGAACTGATTGAGCACGTGAACGACGGCGGCGGGCGGCCGGCTTGTCACCAGCTGAGTGGAGCCGACGATGTCGACGAACACGACGGCGACATGGCGTTCCTCGCCACCCAGCTTCGGCCGCTCGCGTTCGGCGGCGGCGGCGACTTCGCGTCCGACGTGGCGGCCGAACAGATCGCGCACCCGTTCGCGCTCACGCAGGCCGCCAACCATTGTGTTGAAACCCCGCTGCAGTTCACCGAGCTCGGTCCCGTCGAATACCACTAGGTCGCCGCGGAGGTCGCCTCCCTCCACGCGCTCGAGCGCCGCGCGGACGACCCGCACCGGTGTCGCCGTCAACCAGGCCAGGATCCACATCAGGATGCACCCGAAGACCAGGGTGGCCATCGACAGGATCAGCACACCCACCGCGAGCTGCCAGTAGGTGAGATTGCGCAGCAACATTTCGAAAATCGCCATCAGGGCGATGCCGAGTACGGGCACGCCCGAACCGAGTAGCCAGACCATCATCGTTCGGCCCATGATCCCGGCTGCCAACCGGCGGGGCGGCCGTCCCGCCTCGAGGGCCTGCGCGGCGAACGGTCGCAGCGCGAACTCAGTGAGCAGATAGCTGCCAGTGGCGACGAGCACGCCGCTAAAGCCGACCGCAAAGAGAAACCGTGGGATGAACATGGTGTTGGCCAGGCCGTAGAGGGTCGTCGAGAGCGCCGTCCCAACCCCCCACAGGATGAGGTCGACCATCGCGAGTCGCCACGGGGCTCCGAAGGTGTTGCGCTCGTCGGCCGGGGTGGGTGTGCGATCCTCGATAGCCCAGCGCAGCGCCGCTACCGTCCGGCGGGTAATCCAAGAACCGCCCAGCACAAACGCGACAGCTACGTAGGCGGGTATCGCCGCGAATGTCACCCACCACGGCGCGTCGGTAAACACACTCGGTACGGGGATGGCGACCGTCACCAACAACGTGGCGACGCCGATTCCGACCAGGTTCACGATCGTGACGAGGACGGTAAGGATGACCTGGACACGGATCCGCCGGCGTCGTTGGCTTTCCGAGACCCGTCCCAGCAGCCAGGAGCCGTACGCGGGGGTCTCGGGCAGCCGGCCACTCACGCGGGTCACCGCCTCGAGCGCCCGGCCCAAACGTTGCGCCGTCGTCTTCTTGGCCGACATGATGGCGTCAGCCTAGTTTGCCGGGCACGCTCCCAGGCGACTCGGGTTCGCCCGGGCGCTGCGAGCCGGACGGCGAACCGGGCATCGGTGGGCCATCGTTCACTCCCGCGGCTTGATGGCCGGGTCGCGTGGCTCCATTGGGCGCTGCGAGCCGGGTGGGCTGGTCGTGCCCGCGAAGTGTCACCGATTCACCCAAACACCAACGGGCACACTCGTTTTGGGTTGCACCCCGTAGCGTGTCGGCAGTGGTCAACAATCGACCCGGGCGTGATTTGGCCAGTTCACACAGTCGGACCGCCTCGTTGACCGGCTCGCCGATCACGGTGTATTCGAACCGTTCGTGGGCGCCGACGTTGCCGGCGACGACCTGCCCTGCCGCCACACCGATGCCGGCTTGACACTCCGGCATTTCGCTGGCCAACCGATCAGCCATGGCTCGTGCCGCGGCCAGCGCGGAGTCCTCGGGATGGTCGAGGCGGTTGGGGGCTCCGAAGATTGCCAGCGCGGCGTCCCCCTGAAACTTGTTGACAAGTCCGCGGTGGCGGTCCACTTCCTCGACGATCACCGC
This is a stretch of genomic DNA from Mycobacterium lacus. It encodes these proteins:
- a CDS encoding adenylate/guanylate cyclase domain-containing protein, giving the protein MSAKKTTAQRLGRALEAVTRVSGRLPETPAYGSWLLGRVSESQRRRRIRVQVILTVLVTIVNLVGIGVATLLVTVAIPVPSVFTDAPWWVTFAAIPAYVAVAFVLGGSWITRRTVAALRWAIEDRTPTPADERNTFGAPWRLAMVDLILWGVGTALSTTLYGLANTMFIPRFLFAVGFSGVLVATGSYLLTEFALRPFAAQALEAGRPPRRLAAGIMGRTMMVWLLGSGVPVLGIALMAIFEMLLRNLTYWQLAVGVLILSMATLVFGCILMWILAWLTATPVRVVRAALERVEGGDLRGDLVVFDGTELGELQRGFNTMVGGLRERERVRDLFGRHVGREVAAAAERERPKLGGEERHVAVVFVDIVGSTQLVTSRPPAAVVHVLNQFFTIVVEEVDRHHGLVNKFEGDASLAIFGAPNRLACPEDEALAAARAIADRLADEMPGCQAGIGVAAGQVVAGNVGAKERFEYTVIGEPVNEAARLCELAKSRRGRLLASAQTVAGARESERARWSLGRHVKLRGHGQPTRLASPIEPARPRR